The Halichondria panicea chromosome 17, odHalPani1.1, whole genome shotgun sequence DNA segment aTATGGACTGTTTATTATAATTCAATCTCTTAAGTCTGCTAACCCACTCTGGTATCTGTGGACTCATTGCTAAGTTAGTGTGTAATGTTAGTAGAGTGAGATATTAGGGGATTCACATTCAAgtacatatacagtgtacacgtACAGTACTTTAGTTCAAAGTCCAATACTATACCACACCCCCCAATTTTCTCTGACAAGTACTCTACACTGTACGagctacatgtgcatgtacatacacaaatGGGGCTACATAAATTAGAGCCCCCTGCTCACATGATCGGCGGCATCCACCTCAGCGGCCATGACGAGGGAGTGAGTGTTCATACGTGTCCTCACGACAGTGCAGTAGCCACGGTTGGGATTGATCGTTCCAGGCTTTGTTACTGGCGTGGACGGGTTACTAGGCAACGGAGACGGCTTCATAGGAGGGGGAGGATCTGTGGTGGTGGAAATTAATAGACAATTGACTACTGAAATAGACTGCACCTGTAAACAATTACAGATTTGCGTGATCAGAGGCCGCCGATAatgaatgtttcattttgctggcaaAGGAGGGTACAGCTAGAGAGACCACTATTTGAGAGAGGCGTTTATTACTCGCACCCCAACAGATTCACTCTACCCTAAATTTAGGTTGCATCATTTACTTGCACAAACTTGATCTCCGCCACAAGAAGCGTTTCTAGCGGCTACCGTAGATACAAAGTATCATGGCTGCACGTGCGGAGATGATAGGGTCAAAGTTTACTGAGGCTATTACTTGAGAGCGGCttctattgcactgaagaGAGGCTATTATTTGAGTAACCGGTTTTATAAGAGCGGCCTCTACTTCCAAGTATCTCTATTCTTGTGTAACATTTATCAAACCAACCCAAACCCTTTTAATTAATGTTGAGTTGAAAGAACTGTGATGAGCTAAGAAAATCTTGTTTACCTTTATTGGTGAGGTAGTCCTCGAACTTGAGTCCCCAATAACACATCAGCTCCATCCGTGGAGTTTGTTTGGCTGACGCTTCTTTTGCCTCCTCAGTTTCCACCTCACTCAGGTAGATAGTCCCTCGGTGACGTGTAGCGGCAAATTGCCATGGCTCTGTTTTGTTGTACGGGCTCACCATCATCTTGGTGATCATTCCCCTCCATGTGACAAAGTTGGTGAGCAGGTCGTCAGGCCTTAGAGGAAAGATAAAGTCTATTAACATTATGACGTATATATTATGTACTTCTAATTGGTCTATAGCGTATGCATACAAGTccctgaataattattatgaggaAAGAGACAAGATGTGCTTATAATAGCATAGGTGATTAAGAGTGCATATAAGATTAGTagcgagtaacaagcaatggcaggTCCTCTAAGTGCACGAGGCAAAGCCGAGTGATATTTACATTTTTATGAGTCTTTATTGTACTAGTAACTTACTATTGATTGCTAAACAGTTTTCGTTGCACTTATTGCGGCGGCATTATTCGAACACAACCCTCATGCAAAGTAATTTGTAGCTTGACAACCAATTACAGCTTgacaacgtgcaattactATTGATACGCACTCATAGCTTTACTGTGCAAATTCCAGTGCAGTCGTAATAGCATAATCATAAAGTGCTGCTATTATACTCGACTTGTATAGAGGAGTGAAGCCATTCCTCAAATACCAGTGACCATGCAAACTTTTAGTATGGTCTACATACATGCATCTACATGTGTAGCTTTGAGTCAAACTGTTACAAAGGTGATGACAATGTGAAAGCTTAGATAAGAGAGGGGATTCTTAAACTATAGTCTGCAGCCGATGATCTCTCCACACATGGAAGTGGTAGGTCAGGGAATAACCATTACATCGCTCATTATAGGGAGAGACATTAGTAAAGTGAGAGCTACAAATGGATCACAATCCAACCGCAAGTAGCGTTCAATCAATACTGAGTGTTACTAGGCCAGCCTTACAATGCAGTGCAACCTCTAATAAAGGAGAAGGGATACTGCATGCCTTAAATAAGGACAGTGTGCTTGTCCTCAACAAAAAATACATTGTGTAATAGTTTTCACTGACCCATGGGTGTACATACCATTAGTGCATAACATACACACTTCAACATACAGAGTATTAAGGTGGCACTATACAGACACATCAACATAGGTGGTACTGTACAGACACTTACCTGTCTTTAGGGGACACAGGAGATGCTTCTGCTTCTTCTCCATTCTTGCCCAAAATACCATTACCCAATGAATTCTGTCTTTTAGGGCCTTCTGTAGGGGATAGTGGTTGCTGGGGCCTGAAACAGTCGCCATAGGAACTGATCCATCTTAGAATGGGGTTGAGTTTATTTGATGGCACATTTTTGCTTGTGGAGGAAAATTGGGTGAATCCGATATTGAGGTCAAAGTTTGGTCTTGTGGGGTGGGCGGGGAGGACGTAGTAGCGTAGCTGTGAGCGGTCCAGTTGAGTTTTTCCTTCCTCGTCTAGACTGAAAGCACCCACCTCTACAGGGAGGCGATAAGTTGGGCAATTCTTGTAGAAATCATCCAAACTTGTGACAGGGAACTCTGCCTTGTCTTTAGTTATAGATCCACTTGAGGGAAAGGGTGGCTTAGAGGGTGGGACTAGTCTGGTTGAGTTAGAGGGATCTTGAACGTTTGGTCTTGGTCTCTTTGTAGAGGGGGGGAGGAGGTCGAATTTTGTGTTGTGATCCATAGCCAGCATTCAGTGGAAAAACGCAGTTGATATAAGAGCTTTATAGCACGTATCTTCAGCTTTCTAAATGGAAGGGccgcactgtactgtatatacagtgtacttaGCTGTATGGGGATCTATGATAGAGCTTTGATTGTAGATAGGAGACCTTGTTTTCCAATTAAAGGGCAGCAAGTTGTTTAGagttgagccacgcccatttttttGCTTTTCTAATTGTGGTTGCTGCATTCAACTATAAATTACTG contains these protein-coding regions:
- the LOC135350740 gene encoding decapping and exoribonuclease protein-like → MLAMDHNTKFDLLPPSTKRPRPNVQDPSNSTRLVPPSKPPFPSSGSITKDKAEFPVTSLDDFYKNCPTYRLPVEVGAFSLDEEGKTQLDRSQLRYYVLPAHPTRPNFDLNIGFTQFSSTSKNVPSNKLNPILRWISSYGDCFRPQQPLSPTEGPKRQNSLGNGILGKNGEEAEASPVSPKDRPDDLLTNFVTWRGMITKMMVSPYNKTEPWQFAATRHRGTIYLSEVETEEAKEASAKQTPRMELMCYWGLKFEDYLTNKDPPPPMKPSPLPSNPSTPVTKPGTINPNRGYCTVVRTRMNTHSLVMAAEVDAADHQSIDKIPRNYIEFKTSRVILTDRNKSSFKRHKLMKWWAQSFLVGIPRIICGFRDDEGIVRSMQTFRTSEIPRETQNDLTMWQPAVCMNFLDELLTWIRKTVTIDDPSVVYLVEWRAPYTSVTATKCPPDSEHVFLPRWYLDKQPPPED